A genomic window from Pseudomonadales bacterium includes:
- a CDS encoding TonB-dependent receptor, with amino-acid sequence MIVNTTSSAGAGLVCLLGIAYLLVAPSSIQAAESSAGIEEIVVTAERRSSTLQDTAIAISAFGGEDLEMRQIDTTSDLQFSVPNMLFTKTNFSSSNIAIRAVDDGTGVNVNGHYLVATAIFEAEFFDVERIEVMRGPQGTLYGRNTTGGIFNLITNKPDSEFGGDFSVELGNYDSLKFTGAINVPLGDKVATRLAFYSLNRDGYTDNLYTGNDIDDRDLYQLRLTTDFQFTDNTNASLMVSYFKEDDRRARVSKQLCSKDTRGAYGLGCLADSKGYETANDQATIQTALIDIVNANAAYAAVAGGPALPSYGPAPGSMPGNESAGRLSYVYGGLRSSYRNAVTGILTQALGDPVAAAAASQAAFNAYDALGFNAGIPALDRFENSVNPPDMRKVMADFDPEFNIEETVVSLDISHQFSNYTLNSLTGYADYEYWGLTDYDWSVPSVNYTNPITYMVDGKSRVATFSEGVDRSGGKRDQWSQQFTLVSELDGRFNFTAGVYYLDYDSDGHYNVYASDLTAYALQGGHQSILHAILNSITGGSSAAAPLPPERSMYDSHTKFSLETWAAFSEFYYDINDRTKVTLGLRYTDEDQHNVSQLYYVDLSSGAIRDQRKDWQEVTGKIGIDYEADLSFTDRTLLYATFARGFKSGGFNSPSTVPGLYSEYFEPENVDTFEIGMKNRLMDNRLQANITAFYNSYNDMQVTQIVNQSAIQVNTDSKMMGLEAELMFAPTANWLFSLNIALLDTKIEDFTTVDPANPTQGAPVLNIFGNIYDQSTFSRGDTTVSLDGNDLANAPSYSVNFFVDYTQPLSNGMNLVLHADYYYQDKYYARDFNTKADTVPSWDVSNASVTLNSASDRWSARMWVKNIQNDDNITGHYITDGVSGFFTNEFVMEPRTYGLTLNTRF; translated from the coding sequence ATGATCGTGAACACCACAAGCTCGGCTGGTGCCGGGCTCGTCTGTCTGCTCGGTATCGCATACCTCCTGGTCGCTCCTTCCTCCATACAGGCTGCCGAGAGCAGCGCCGGCATAGAGGAAATCGTTGTCACTGCGGAGCGTCGGAGTTCGACCCTGCAGGACACGGCCATCGCTATCAGCGCCTTTGGAGGTGAAGATCTCGAAATGCGACAGATTGATACCACCTCGGACCTTCAGTTCAGCGTGCCGAACATGCTGTTCACCAAGACGAATTTCAGCAGCAGTAATATCGCGATTCGCGCTGTCGACGACGGCACAGGTGTCAATGTCAACGGCCATTACCTCGTCGCCACGGCCATCTTCGAAGCTGAGTTCTTCGATGTCGAGCGGATCGAAGTGATGAGGGGACCACAAGGCACACTCTATGGCCGGAATACGACGGGCGGCATCTTCAATCTGATCACGAACAAACCGGACAGCGAATTCGGCGGCGATTTCTCAGTGGAACTTGGAAATTACGACTCCCTGAAATTCACCGGAGCGATTAATGTGCCGCTGGGTGACAAGGTCGCGACACGACTGGCATTTTACAGTCTCAACAGAGATGGATATACCGACAATCTCTACACGGGCAACGACATCGACGACCGCGATCTTTACCAGCTGCGCTTGACCACGGATTTTCAATTCACCGACAACACCAATGCATCTCTGATGGTCTCCTATTTCAAGGAGGATGATCGGAGAGCCCGGGTCTCCAAGCAACTCTGCAGCAAAGACACGCGAGGGGCTTACGGGCTGGGCTGCCTTGCGGACTCCAAAGGCTACGAAACCGCCAACGATCAGGCAACAATCCAGACAGCATTGATCGACATAGTCAATGCAAACGCAGCCTATGCCGCCGTGGCCGGCGGCCCCGCGCTACCTTCTTATGGTCCTGCACCGGGTTCCATGCCGGGTAACGAATCAGCCGGGCGGCTTTCCTATGTGTATGGCGGCCTGCGATCCAGCTATCGAAACGCTGTCACCGGAATCCTGACCCAGGCACTGGGAGACCCCGTGGCTGCCGCCGCCGCAAGCCAGGCAGCTTTCAATGCTTACGATGCGCTCGGGTTCAATGCGGGTATTCCCGCACTCGACAGGTTCGAGAATTCCGTTAATCCCCCGGATATGCGTAAAGTCATGGCGGACTTTGATCCCGAATTCAATATCGAAGAGACCGTGGTCTCACTGGACATCAGTCATCAGTTCTCGAACTACACGCTGAATTCACTTACAGGCTATGCCGACTACGAGTACTGGGGTCTGACCGATTATGACTGGTCAGTTCCTTCTGTAAATTACACCAATCCGATCACCTATATGGTCGATGGTAAAAGCAGAGTTGCCACCTTCTCCGAAGGAGTAGACCGCTCCGGAGGGAAGCGCGATCAATGGAGTCAGCAGTTCACCCTGGTATCGGAGCTGGATGGAAGATTCAACTTCACCGCTGGAGTCTACTATCTCGACTACGATTCCGATGGACACTACAACGTCTATGCATCGGATCTGACAGCCTACGCGCTGCAGGGCGGGCACCAGTCCATTCTGCACGCAATCCTGAACAGCATCACCGGCGGAAGCAGTGCCGCAGCGCCCCTGCCGCCGGAGCGTTCAATGTATGACAGCCATACCAAGTTTTCTCTCGAGACCTGGGCTGCCTTCTCCGAGTTCTATTACGACATTAACGACAGGACAAAAGTGACTTTAGGTCTGCGCTACACCGACGAAGATCAGCACAACGTATCCCAACTCTACTATGTGGATCTGTCCTCGGGCGCGATCCGGGATCAGCGTAAGGACTGGCAGGAAGTAACGGGAAAGATCGGCATCGACTATGAAGCCGATCTCAGTTTCACCGATCGTACTCTTCTCTATGCCACTTTCGCTCGTGGATTTAAAAGCGGCGGATTCAATTCACCTTCGACCGTACCCGGGCTCTACTCTGAATATTTTGAGCCGGAGAATGTGGATACTTTCGAAATAGGCATGAAGAATCGCCTTATGGATAACCGTCTACAGGCCAATATCACGGCTTTTTACAATTCCTACAACGACATGCAGGTAACGCAGATTGTGAATCAGTCCGCGATTCAGGTGAACACGGATTCCAAGATGATGGGGCTGGAAGCCGAACTGATGTTCGCACCAACTGCGAACTGGCTATTCAGTTTGAACATCGCACTGCTGGACACCAAGATCGAGGATTTTACGACGGTCGACCCGGCAAATCCGACTCAGGGTGCTCCCGTGTTGAACATCTTCGGCAATATCTACGATCAGTCGACATTCAGTCGCGGCGACACCACCGTGTCTCTGGATGGGAACGATCTGGCCAATGCGCCCAGCTACAGCGTGAACTTCTTCGTAGATTACACACAACCACTAAGCAATGGCATGAATCTGGTCCTGCATGCAGACTACTATTATCAGGACAAGTACTATGCCCGAGACTTTAACACCAAGGCTGACACGGTCCCATCCTGGGATGTGTCGAATGCATCCGTTACCCTGAACAGCGCATCAGACAGATGGTCAGCACGGATGTGGGTCAAGAATATCCAGAACGATGACAACATCACCGGACACTACATAACGGATGGCGTGAGTGGCTTCTTTACCAATGAATTCGTGATGGAGCCGAGGACCTATGGCCTGACGCTGAACACGAGGTTCTAG
- a CDS encoding helix-turn-helix domain-containing protein has protein sequence MNLTEAQAGLSLRERKKLKTRAALIEVSQRLFAERGYTGTTLDDISAEVDITTQTLLRYFDSKAQLALAPLAEPLEEMERFLLAEDRSVDTLSAWRFYLQLEAGEVTNPSQATTAAYVANLRAYDQWVDKDPILVASLTGIERRLQEVLAISLARDAGVEPDDLHSTLVAALLVAGRRAVWDRWLARKRDSDSLADDQLAVVDFAVGVRPLRTR, from the coding sequence GTGAATCTGACTGAAGCACAGGCGGGCCTCTCATTAAGAGAGCGAAAAAAGCTGAAGACCCGGGCCGCTCTGATCGAAGTGTCACAGCGACTCTTCGCAGAACGCGGCTACACCGGGACCACCCTGGATGACATTTCCGCAGAAGTGGACATCACCACCCAGACACTGCTGCGCTACTTCGACTCCAAGGCTCAGCTGGCCCTGGCCCCCCTGGCCGAACCCCTCGAAGAGATGGAGCGCTTCCTTCTTGCCGAGGACCGCTCGGTAGACACCCTTTCGGCGTGGCGTTTCTACCTGCAGCTGGAAGCCGGAGAAGTCACCAATCCGTCCCAGGCGACGACGGCCGCGTACGTGGCAAACCTCCGCGCCTACGACCAGTGGGTCGACAAGGACCCCATACTCGTCGCCAGCCTGACTGGCATCGAACGACGCCTCCAGGAAGTGCTGGCGATATCCCTTGCTCGGGATGCTGGCGTCGAGCCGGACGATCTCCATTCGACCCTGGTCGCGGCGCTGCTGGTCGCCGGCCGCCGTGCCGTCTGGGACCGCTGGCTGGCACGCAAGCGTGACTCCGATTCCCTTGCCGACGATCAGCTGGCCGTGGTGGATTTCGCGGTCGGGGTCAGGCCGCTCCGCACTCGGTGA
- a CDS encoding NAD(P)/FAD-dependent oxidoreductase yields MSPTETAKPIDRDALRRKYQIERDKRFRVDGAQQYLEPSGRYAGLADDPWVGNVDRKPVTDEVTVALIGGGFSGLCTGAQLHMAGITDVRIIDSAGDVGGVWYWNRYPGAMCDTAAMVYLPLLEETGYMPSMKYVYGKEIFEHAQRIARKFNLTDNALFSTQVTRLEWDEASSRWVIETNRGDCFRARFVAMGTGPMTRLKLPGIPGIESFQGHTFHTARWDYDYTGGDWGGAPMEKLADKRVGIIGTGATAVQCIPALARDAGELFVFQRTPSSIDVRNNHPIDPDEFARLGPNWQQKWLMNFATLQMGGFADEDLVKDGWTDIAQRIRDRAMAEISKSGGTFDHKMMAEAYGDSDDEKMNEIRARVDEIVKDPATAEALKPWYRQLCKRPCFHDEYLQSYNVATNHLIDTDGKGVERIDETGVWANGTHYELDCIIFASGFEVHLSHTADYETIGRNGLTLSEHWAEGMRSMHGVHVHGFPSLFIEGLSQGARLVSNITHNLNDAGKSIAAVVARALADDAAAVEVTGQAEEAWMKLIDSGPEMLLSSPDCTPGYYNNEGQPPTPADRRNAGGYPAGPVAYFEYIDKWRNSGAFEGLEFRGV; encoded by the coding sequence ATGAGTCCGACCGAGACAGCCAAGCCCATTGATCGCGATGCCCTCCGCCGGAAGTACCAGATCGAACGGGACAAGCGGTTCCGTGTCGACGGCGCGCAGCAGTATCTCGAACCGAGCGGTCGCTACGCCGGTCTGGCCGATGACCCCTGGGTCGGAAACGTCGACCGCAAACCCGTAACCGATGAGGTTACAGTGGCCCTGATCGGGGGCGGATTCTCAGGTCTGTGCACGGGTGCCCAGCTGCACATGGCCGGTATCACCGACGTCCGCATTATCGACAGTGCCGGCGACGTCGGCGGCGTCTGGTACTGGAACCGCTACCCGGGAGCGATGTGCGATACAGCAGCGATGGTCTACCTGCCGCTGCTCGAGGAAACCGGCTACATGCCCAGCATGAAATATGTGTACGGCAAGGAGATCTTCGAACACGCACAACGTATCGCCAGGAAATTCAACCTGACAGATAACGCGCTGTTCTCGACCCAGGTCACCCGGCTCGAATGGGACGAGGCGTCTTCACGCTGGGTCATCGAGACCAACCGCGGCGACTGCTTCCGGGCCCGATTCGTTGCCATGGGTACCGGGCCGATGACCCGCCTGAAGCTGCCGGGTATCCCGGGGATCGAAAGCTTCCAGGGCCACACGTTCCACACCGCCCGCTGGGACTACGACTACACCGGCGGCGACTGGGGTGGTGCACCGATGGAGAAACTTGCAGACAAACGGGTCGGCATCATCGGGACCGGCGCTACTGCGGTGCAGTGCATCCCGGCGCTGGCTCGTGACGCTGGCGAACTCTTCGTGTTTCAGCGCACGCCCTCATCGATAGACGTGCGCAATAACCATCCGATCGATCCCGACGAATTCGCTCGCCTCGGGCCGAACTGGCAGCAGAAGTGGCTGATGAACTTCGCCACCCTGCAGATGGGTGGGTTCGCTGATGAGGATCTCGTCAAGGACGGCTGGACCGACATCGCCCAGCGCATCCGCGATCGAGCCATGGCCGAGATCAGCAAGTCCGGAGGTACCTTTGATCACAAGATGATGGCCGAGGCTTACGGCGACAGCGACGACGAGAAGATGAACGAGATTCGAGCCCGGGTCGACGAGATCGTCAAGGATCCGGCGACCGCTGAGGCACTCAAGCCCTGGTACCGGCAACTGTGCAAACGACCGTGCTTCCACGATGAATACCTGCAGTCCTACAACGTGGCAACCAACCACCTTATCGATACCGATGGTAAAGGTGTTGAGCGCATCGACGAGACCGGTGTCTGGGCCAACGGGACCCACTACGAACTGGACTGCATCATCTTCGCCTCGGGCTTCGAAGTGCACCTGTCGCATACTGCCGACTACGAGACCATCGGGCGCAACGGCCTGACCCTGTCCGAGCACTGGGCCGAGGGCATGCGCAGCATGCACGGGGTACACGTCCACGGCTTCCCGTCGCTGTTCATCGAAGGACTGAGCCAGGGCGCCAGACTCGTCTCCAACATCACCCACAACCTCAACGACGCCGGTAAGAGTATTGCCGCGGTGGTTGCCAGGGCGCTCGCAGACGATGCAGCCGCGGTGGAAGTGACCGGGCAGGCGGAGGAGGCGTGGATGAAGCTGATCGACAGCGGGCCGGAGATGCTGCTCAGCAGCCCCGACTGCACCCCGGGCTATTACAACAACGAAGGCCAGCCTCCCACACCGGCCGATCGCCGTAATGCCGGCGGCTACCCGGCCGGACCCGTCGCCTATTTCGAGTACATCGACAAGTGGCGCAACTCGGGTGCGTTCGAGGGGCTCGAATTTCGAGGCGTCTGA
- a CDS encoding ATP-dependent Clp protease ATP-binding subunit translates to MELTDGVRLVWQLGASEAVATRKSDIGPIQFFCAATKVRDLLSDPKALADAFPGLKLADLTAEVTLALEPIARAGVDLTQLRRTLRARAGIGKHLHTAGDTIHRSEALRAVFQHAQRQADTHRRVAVSLRDMVHAMLADPQLVVSRTLTELGVDSAILLQEIANQEKGEGSVYPDPTGKTPNLDQFGRDLTELARSGRLGPVIGRRKEVLSVIRTLARRSKNSPVLIGEPGVGKTAVVELLAIRLASGKHQDVLGPRRVVELSLATLFAGAKHLGEREARLDAIIKECRSNPEVLLFIDELHTLVQAGGQAGSIDPKDIFKPALARGEIRCIGATTIAEYEAHIAPDPALERRFDPIMVVEPTSTEALEILRGLVPTLSAHHRMGIPDDTLEAAVGLSCTYDSEHHLPDKAIDLIDKAAALERIPALSVLEPGRNSDAIATPQLSRDSVIRALADKLGLPPEALGQRLDSEPPQDLESALNERILGQTEATRLVAERLRVADAGLHSPDRPRGVFLFVGSTGTGKTEMARALADCLFETPGSLIRLDLSEYMEHYDAAKLIGAPPGYIGHDEPGQLTGALRASPYSVVLLDEADKAHPRVLDLLLQVFDAGRITDAKGRTIDARHAVFVLTANVPTGQLPQRVGFAASSQRSDDRENVLAALKDHFRPEFLNRINATAVFRPLTMDHTRTLTRRHLDRIRKRVADRYGVKLEIEAQVVEHLAEAGYSPEYGVRELERTIERQFDAPLGELLLSAAGAKGPVKAVLSEKRILFKPDKEL, encoded by the coding sequence ATGGAATTGACGGATGGCGTACGCCTGGTCTGGCAGTTGGGCGCCAGTGAAGCAGTTGCCACGCGCAAGTCGGACATTGGTCCGATCCAGTTTTTCTGTGCTGCCACCAAGGTTCGAGATCTGCTTTCGGATCCGAAGGCACTCGCCGATGCTTTTCCGGGTCTGAAGCTGGCTGATCTCACCGCAGAAGTTACGCTAGCACTCGAACCCATCGCCCGGGCAGGTGTAGACCTCACACAACTGAGGCGAACGCTGCGCGCTCGAGCCGGCATCGGCAAGCACCTGCACACTGCGGGGGATACGATTCACCGCTCGGAGGCACTGCGAGCGGTGTTTCAGCACGCGCAGCGGCAGGCAGATACCCATCGGCGTGTGGCCGTATCGCTTCGCGACATGGTACACGCGATGCTTGCCGATCCTCAGCTGGTGGTAAGCCGGACGTTGACTGAGCTCGGAGTTGATTCGGCGATTCTCCTGCAGGAGATTGCAAACCAGGAGAAGGGCGAGGGCTCGGTGTATCCCGACCCCACTGGCAAAACACCCAATCTCGACCAATTCGGCCGCGATCTGACTGAGCTGGCCAGATCAGGTCGGCTCGGTCCGGTCATCGGCCGAAGAAAGGAAGTGCTCAGCGTGATCCGAACGCTTGCCCGGCGTTCGAAAAACAGCCCCGTGCTCATCGGTGAGCCGGGAGTTGGCAAGACTGCGGTGGTGGAGCTGCTCGCTATCCGTCTTGCCAGCGGCAAGCACCAGGACGTGCTCGGCCCGCGCCGGGTTGTAGAGTTAAGCCTGGCGACGCTGTTCGCCGGGGCCAAGCACCTCGGTGAGCGCGAAGCGCGATTGGATGCCATCATCAAGGAGTGTCGCTCAAATCCTGAGGTGCTGTTATTCATCGACGAATTGCACACACTCGTACAGGCAGGCGGCCAGGCCGGTTCCATCGATCCGAAGGACATTTTCAAACCCGCGCTGGCACGCGGCGAGATTCGCTGCATCGGTGCGACCACGATTGCTGAGTACGAGGCACACATCGCGCCGGATCCAGCCCTCGAGCGGCGTTTCGATCCGATCATGGTAGTGGAGCCTACGTCCACTGAAGCGTTGGAGATATTGCGCGGCCTTGTTCCCACGCTGTCGGCACATCACCGAATGGGGATTCCCGACGATACTCTGGAAGCCGCAGTGGGCCTGTCATGTACTTACGATAGCGAGCACCATTTGCCGGACAAGGCGATCGATCTGATTGACAAGGCAGCAGCCCTGGAACGCATACCCGCGCTGAGCGTCTTGGAGCCGGGCCGGAATTCCGATGCGATTGCAACGCCTCAGCTTTCACGCGACAGCGTCATCCGAGCCCTCGCCGACAAGCTTGGCCTGCCGCCCGAAGCGCTGGGACAGCGCCTTGACTCCGAGCCGCCGCAGGATCTCGAGTCAGCGCTCAATGAGCGCATTCTCGGCCAGACTGAAGCGACCCGGCTGGTGGCCGAACGATTGCGAGTGGCCGACGCGGGGCTCCACAGTCCTGATCGTCCACGGGGCGTTTTCCTGTTCGTTGGCTCAACAGGCACCGGAAAAACCGAGATGGCTCGTGCGCTCGCCGATTGCCTGTTCGAGACGCCGGGTAGCCTGATTCGTCTGGATCTATCGGAATACATGGAACATTACGATGCCGCCAAGCTCATCGGCGCTCCGCCCGGCTACATCGGCCATGACGAGCCTGGCCAGCTCACCGGCGCGCTGAGAGCCTCGCCTTATTCCGTCGTGCTTCTGGATGAGGCGGACAAAGCCCATCCGCGTGTTCTCGATCTGCTTCTCCAGGTGTTTGATGCCGGGCGTATCACCGACGCCAAAGGACGAACGATCGATGCCCGTCATGCCGTGTTCGTGCTCACGGCAAACGTGCCCACGGGTCAACTTCCGCAGCGGGTGGGCTTTGCCGCATCGTCCCAACGCAGCGATGATCGAGAAAACGTTCTCGCCGCGTTGAAGGACCATTTCCGTCCAGAATTCCTGAACCGGATCAACGCTACTGCCGTGTTCCGTCCGTTGACCATGGACCACACGCGGACGCTGACCAGGCGCCATCTGGATCGAATCAGGAAACGTGTCGCTGATCGATACGGGGTCAAGCTCGAGATCGAGGCACAGGTAGTCGAGCACCTGGCCGAAGCTGGCTACAGCCCGGAGTATGGTGTGCGAGAGCTGGAGCGGACAATCGAACGCCAGTTCGATGCGCCGCTCGGCGAGTTGCTGCTGTCTGCGGCTGGGGCGAAGGGTCCCGTCAAGGCAGTCCTCAGCGAGAAAAGGATTCTGTTCAAACCGGACAAGGAATTGTGA
- a CDS encoding tetratricopeptide repeat protein — translation MTIPSVHGAAYRPGQTIQGRWRIRSVVGGHGNSGMGIVYIADDTLEQRDVAIKTFQPELVANGQIRQLLLREANVWLSMGRHPNIVHVENVEVFGTQPFIFMEYVQPDAKGRNTLAHYLNGDPLPREAVARWALGVCEALSHMRACGIEAHRDLKPDNVMIDPQGVAKVTDFGLARAYRGLQTSTAPSGGSMPGLTVAGTLVGTPGYIAPEIVLGGDPDVRSDIFGFGLILAQMITGQAWAPLTGDWRGDVWSYEEANLEIRRRQAPATERSPWHGIVARCLRIDPIERFEHFAALAHALRVACTRAGISFNEHGLNYTEHPKQVLDRDALGRINALYKLGRHKEALVEVRHLRREMPMDTALLDIEGTLLTDSGDLSRAVELLELACELDPDGMAHWNNLGRALLAQGNFDAALEAFEHSTHLDPNAVSAWTNHGLCLLNLSRHQEAVESFQLALIGDPYNVSALLGLANALHGQGLEADALAILERAVDVEPDNPQAAQLRSMCLAALTSHPPERSLSETLDYAQTCYDQGAYQEGLKIVREARFRFGENSDLWIDEGAFLTDLGDHDNALRMFDRVLRNQPDRFEALTNKARVLRHMGKPQEAIPLHNRALAIAPNEWLLWINKAACQEDLQLGEQALESFRQAHDLAQRDGMLEACIGFAPNSYAMLKARSLLGSGQFLEADRQARTIPGGTLFSADALQLGARAALGHATRMLSAREATAAQTRHAINLLERASIELTDPNEARDTRKLITTVLTDFLDRNYPSLVERDDPDEAEWALWATVHHSLSEETREWAQRQLAIILANRVIDACSEQADHAAMAWLWQAFSLAGGDVELQEELQVMREALVTRIGSLGTLAWDDPNGRRAAMAHRFPDIRTWRRGWLDCSTKLDTLEADTDDTRSLLLLDHLRLAVSWAERRHPLEFAGTRIDLRQGCSLAATFGRAELTARRFSGPIALDAGNCATLLGLVDFAWQLLGPDARSSVDARELCDNFYQTHPGFGATDVTEQPLIQIVHGTVSFQVSASADGRMKQDRCLSPPNPVLQAQGLHAPEFFSWSDAPGDTQDRLCLIDTWSGRLWIPPASLATLEGRTLRELNLFIDGKPESLFVVC, via the coding sequence GTGACCATCCCCAGCGTGCACGGTGCCGCCTACCGCCCCGGCCAGACCATCCAGGGGCGTTGGCGTATCCGCTCGGTTGTCGGAGGTCACGGTAACTCGGGTATGGGTATCGTCTACATCGCGGACGACACGCTCGAGCAGCGCGATGTGGCGATCAAGACCTTTCAACCGGAACTCGTAGCGAACGGGCAGATCCGTCAGCTGCTTCTGCGTGAAGCAAACGTCTGGCTGAGCATGGGCCGCCATCCCAATATCGTACATGTGGAAAATGTTGAAGTTTTCGGCACTCAGCCTTTCATCTTCATGGAGTACGTGCAGCCCGACGCCAAGGGTCGCAACACGCTGGCGCACTATCTCAACGGCGACCCTCTGCCGCGTGAGGCCGTGGCGCGCTGGGCGTTAGGGGTCTGTGAGGCGCTGTCCCATATGCGCGCCTGCGGCATTGAAGCCCACCGCGACCTGAAACCTGACAACGTCATGATCGACCCGCAGGGTGTGGCGAAAGTCACGGACTTTGGCCTGGCGCGTGCGTACCGCGGTCTGCAGACCAGCACCGCACCATCAGGTGGCAGCATGCCCGGCCTCACCGTGGCGGGTACATTGGTCGGCACCCCCGGATACATTGCACCCGAGATAGTGCTGGGCGGCGATCCGGATGTGCGCAGTGACATTTTCGGTTTTGGACTCATTCTCGCCCAGATGATTACCGGCCAGGCCTGGGCGCCCCTGACGGGCGATTGGCGAGGGGATGTGTGGAGCTACGAGGAGGCAAATCTCGAGATCAGGCGGCGGCAGGCACCCGCAACCGAACGCTCACCATGGCACGGAATCGTAGCGAGATGTCTGCGGATTGATCCGATCGAGCGGTTCGAGCACTTTGCGGCCCTTGCGCACGCCCTGCGCGTAGCCTGCACCCGGGCGGGTATCTCCTTTAATGAGCATGGCTTGAACTACACAGAACATCCCAAGCAGGTCCTGGACCGCGATGCATTGGGCCGGATCAACGCGCTCTACAAACTCGGCCGCCACAAGGAAGCACTGGTGGAGGTTCGGCATCTCCGTCGTGAGATGCCGATGGACACCGCGCTGCTCGACATCGAGGGCACGTTGCTCACGGATAGCGGGGATCTGAGTCGGGCGGTTGAGCTCCTCGAGCTCGCCTGCGAACTCGATCCTGATGGCATGGCGCACTGGAACAATCTAGGCCGCGCTCTGCTGGCACAGGGTAACTTCGACGCAGCGCTCGAAGCCTTCGAGCACTCCACACACCTCGACCCTAACGCGGTCAGTGCCTGGACGAATCATGGGTTGTGTCTGCTGAACCTCTCGCGCCACCAGGAAGCCGTGGAGAGTTTTCAGCTGGCGCTGATAGGCGATCCATATAACGTCTCGGCATTGCTTGGGTTAGCCAACGCTCTGCATGGACAGGGTCTGGAAGCCGATGCACTTGCAATCCTGGAACGGGCCGTGGACGTGGAGCCTGACAATCCACAGGCGGCGCAACTCCGATCGATGTGTCTGGCAGCGCTCACTTCTCATCCTCCGGAACGGTCGCTGAGCGAAACGCTGGACTACGCACAAACATGCTACGACCAGGGCGCATATCAGGAGGGGCTGAAAATCGTCCGCGAAGCCCGCTTCCGGTTCGGTGAAAACAGCGATCTCTGGATCGACGAGGGAGCTTTCCTTACTGATTTGGGTGACCATGACAACGCACTGCGCATGTTCGACCGGGTGCTGCGTAACCAGCCGGACCGTTTCGAGGCGCTGACGAACAAAGCGCGGGTGCTTCGTCACATGGGCAAACCACAGGAAGCGATACCATTGCACAATCGGGCCCTTGCGATCGCACCGAATGAGTGGCTGCTGTGGATCAACAAGGCCGCCTGTCAGGAAGATCTGCAGTTGGGTGAGCAGGCCCTGGAAAGCTTCCGACAGGCCCATGATCTCGCCCAGCGCGACGGAATGCTCGAGGCCTGTATCGGATTCGCACCCAACAGCTATGCCATGCTCAAGGCGCGATCTCTTCTGGGCTCAGGACAGTTCCTGGAGGCCGACAGGCAGGCCCGAACGATCCCTGGCGGGACCCTGTTCAGTGCCGATGCGCTACAGTTGGGTGCCCGTGCAGCCCTTGGTCACGCTACTCGAATGCTGTCGGCCCGTGAGGCCACTGCAGCTCAGACCAGACATGCTATCAACCTGCTCGAACGGGCATCGATTGAACTGACCGATCCGAATGAAGCTAGGGATACCCGGAAACTCATCACCACCGTACTCACTGATTTCCTCGATCGCAACTACCCGTCTCTGGTCGAGCGAGATGATCCCGACGAGGCTGAATGGGCTCTGTGGGCAACCGTGCATCACAGCCTGTCGGAAGAAACTCGCGAGTGGGCGCAACGGCAGTTAGCTATCATACTGGCAAACCGGGTGATCGACGCCTGTAGCGAGCAGGCTGACCACGCAGCCATGGCATGGCTCTGGCAGGCCTTTTCTCTGGCAGGCGGCGATGTGGAATTGCAGGAAGAACTGCAGGTGATGCGTGAAGCACTGGTGACGCGCATCGGTAGCTTGGGAACACTCGCCTGGGATGATCCCAACGGACGGCGGGCGGCGATGGCACATCGTTTCCCGGACATTCGAACATGGCGACGAGGCTGGCTGGACTGCAGCACGAAGCTTGACACCCTTGAAGCCGATACGGATGACACACGGAGCCTGTTGCTGCTGGATCACTTGCGACTGGCTGTAAGCTGGGCGGAACGGAGACACCCTCTGGAGTTTGCCGGCACCCGAATCGATCTGCGTCAGGGATGTTCACTCGCAGCCACATTCGGGCGAGCGGAACTGACTGCACGCCGTTTCTCGGGACCGATCGCACTCGACGCCGGGAACTGCGCAACGCTGCTGGGCCTGGTCGACTTTGCCTGGCAACTCCTCGGCCCGGATGCCAGGTCCTCGGTCGATGCCAGGGAACTCTGCGACAACTTCTACCAGACTCATCCGGGATTCGGAGCCACCGATGTCACCGAACAGCCTCTGATCCAGATTGTTCACGGTACTGTCTCTTTTCAGGTCAGCGCGTCCGCAGATGGCCGGATGAAGCAGGATCGTTGTCTTTCACCTCCCAATCCCGTACTCCAGGCGCAAGGCCTACACGCTCCTGAATTTTTTTCCTGGTCAGACGCACCCGGTGATACTCAAGACAGGCTATGTCTGATCGATACGTGGTCCGGCCGGCTGTGGATTCCGCCAGCTTCACTCGCCACGCTGGAAGGCCGCACTTTGCGGGAGCTGAACCTCTTTATCGATGGTAAACCCGAGAGCCTGTTCGTCGTATGCTGA